A single window of Rhodamnia argentea isolate NSW1041297 chromosome 5, ASM2092103v1, whole genome shotgun sequence DNA harbors:
- the LOC115746664 gene encoding extensin-like isoform X3 yields MASSYCIFLVLCLSLVFERTRVTTVEARSLPDAGRELLSGPEVKGVPPLPRPKLPRLPPLTGSPPTSNMPAPKLSPSPPSESSQTPPGFISPSPAPKSAPSPPSFNAPAPKSPSAPLKSTRPPKSSPLPPKSPSLKPPATKQLPSPPSKSAHSPPLPKSLPSPTPSMPKSPPSTPTAPPPDLSVHNSSHSPPSKSSRPPPRTNSPSPKSPPLPPAESTRSPPNPTPPMPKPAPSTPNAPPPDFSAHNSSHSPHSKSSQPPSRTNLPSPKSPPVPPSKLTRSPPNPTPPMPKSPPSTPNAPPPDLSADSSSHSPPSKSSPPPPRTNSPLPKSPPLPRKSPPPSSPPKSTPSQPSPSTQTPPGSHLSSPKLPPSLPSFDPPTPKQPSSPRSKNIKAPPIPPTPISSSPPTSHQPAPKLSPSSPSPPSSALPAPIPAAPSPPVSKQLPPVCNSPVPKPSPLPPKITSLPPPTSSAQAPTLPPMPSKGEFYSPSVAPLPYTLPAPYEHTMSPPPPSYPMPTLPAFPKLPQVTWPPYPSFPKIPGIPRTNSTTSSPPSPSSARA; encoded by the exons ATGGCTTCTTCCTACTGCATTTTCTTGGTTTTGTGCCTAAGTTTGGTCTTTGAGAGAACCCGTGTGACGACCGTAGAGGCGCGGTCTCTTCCCGATGCCGGACGGGAACTGCTGTCGGGGCCGGAAGTGAAGGGGGTGCCGCCATTGCCCAGGCCTAAGTTGCCGCGTTTGCCTCCTTTGACTGGCTCGCCGCCTACTTCGAATATGCCGGCGCCAAAATTGTCGCCGTCGCCGCCCTCAGAGTCTTCGCAGACTCCACCTGGTTTCATTTCGCCATCACCAGCGCCTAAATCAGCGCCGTCACCCCCGAGTTTCAATGCGCCAGCACCTAAGTCCCCATCAGCACCATTGAAATCAACCCGACCTCCGAAATCATCTCCATTGCCTCCTAAGTCGCCTAGTCTCAAGCCACCGGCCACTAAACAATTGCCGTCACCGCCATCGAAATCTGCTCATTCACCACCATTGCCAAAATCACTACCTAGTCCCACCCCTTCAATGCCAAAATCGCCGCCATCAACGCCTACTGCACCTCCTCCTGATTTATCAGTGCACAACTCGTCACATTCGCCGC CATCAAAATCAAGCCGACCACCACCTCGAACCAATTCGCCCTCTCCAAAATCACCCCCTCTGCCGCCAGCAGAGTCGACCCGATCACCACCTAATCCCACTCCTCCAATGCCAAAACCAGCACCATCGACACCTAACGCACCTCCCCCCGATTTTTCAGCACACAACTCGTCACATTCGCCACACTCAAAATCAAGCCAACCACCATCTCGAACCAATTTGCCGTCTCCAAAATCACCGCCTGTACCGCCATCGAAGTTGACCAGATCACCACCTAATCCCACTCCTCCAATGCCAAAATCGCCACCATCTACTCCTAACGCACCTCCCCCCGATTTATCAGCGGACAGTTCGTCACATTCGCCACCATCAAAATCAAGCCCACCGCCACCTCGAACCAATTCACCCTTGCCAAAATCACCACCATTGCCACGCAAATCGCCACCTCCTAGCTCACCTCCTAAATCGACACCGTCACAGCCATCACCATCGACCCAAACTCCGCCGGGATCCCATTTATCATCTCCTAAACTACCACCTAGCTTGCCCAGCTTCGATCCACCAACACCAAAGCAACCATCATCACCACGATCAAAGAACATAAAAGCTCCTCCTATTCCACCAACTCCTATATCTTCATCACCACCTACTTCTCACCAGCCAGCCCCAAAATTGTCACCATCGTCACCAAGCCCGCCAAGTTCTGCTTTACCGGCACCGATACCGGCAGCACCATCTCCACCAGTGTCAAAGCAACTGCCACCTGTATGCAATTCACCCGTACCTAAACCATCACCTTTACCGCCAAAAATAACTTCCCTGCCACCACCGACCTCGTCCGCACAAGCACCAACCTTACCACCGATGCCTTCGAAAGGAGAATTTTATTCACCATCAGTAGCACCATTGCCTTATACACTGCCAGCACCGTATGAACACACAATgtctccgccgccgccgtcctATCCGATGCCTACATTGCCTGCATTTCCGAAACTCCCACAGGTGACATGGCCTCCATATCCTTCCTTCCCCAAGATTCCTGGGATCCCGAGGACGAATTCGACCACTTCTTCTCCTCCATCTCCTTCATCTGCAAGAGCCTGA
- the LOC115746664 gene encoding vegetative cell wall protein gp1-like isoform X2 has translation MASSYCIFLVLCLSLVFERTRVTTVEARSLPDAGRELLSGPEVKGVPPLPRPKLPRLPPLTGSPPTSNMPAPKLSPSPPSESSQTPPGFISPSPAPKSAPSPPSFNAPAPKSPSAPLKSTRPPKSSPLPPKSPSLKPPATKQLPSPPSKSAHSPPLPKSLPSPTPSMPKSPPSTPTAPPPDLSVHNSSHSPPSKSSRPPPLTNPPSPKSPPVPPSKSTRSPPNPTPPMPKSLPSTPAAPPPDLSVHNSSHSPPSKSSRPPPRTNSPSPKSPPLPPAESTRSPPNPTPPMPKPAPSTPNAPPPDFSAHNSSHSPPSKSSPPPPRTNSPLPKSPPLPRKSPPPSSPPKSTPSQPSPSTQTPPGSHLSSPKLPPSLPSFDPPTPKQPSSPRSKNIKAPPIPPTPISSSPPTSHQPAPKLSPSSPSPPSSALPAPIPAAPSPPVSKQLPPVCNSPVPKPSPLPPKITSLPPPTSSAQAPTLPPMPSKGEFYSPSVAPLPYTLPAPYEHTMSPPPPSYPMPTLPAFPKLPQVTWPPYPSFPKIPGIPRTNSTTSSPPSPSSARA, from the exons ATGGCTTCTTCCTACTGCATTTTCTTGGTTTTGTGCCTAAGTTTGGTCTTTGAGAGAACCCGTGTGACGACCGTAGAGGCGCGGTCTCTTCCCGATGCCGGACGGGAACTGCTGTCGGGGCCGGAAGTGAAGGGGGTGCCGCCATTGCCCAGGCCTAAGTTGCCGCGTTTGCCTCCTTTGACTGGCTCGCCGCCTACTTCGAATATGCCGGCGCCAAAATTGTCGCCGTCGCCGCCCTCAGAGTCTTCGCAGACTCCACCTGGTTTCATTTCGCCATCACCAGCGCCTAAATCAGCGCCGTCACCCCCGAGTTTCAATGCGCCAGCACCTAAGTCCCCATCAGCACCATTGAAATCAACCCGACCTCCGAAATCATCTCCATTGCCTCCTAAGTCGCCTAGTCTCAAGCCACCGGCCACTAAACAATTGCCGTCACCGCCATCGAAATCTGCTCATTCACCACCATTGCCAAAATCACTACCTAGTCCCACCCCTTCAATGCCAAAATCGCCGCCATCAACGCCTACTGCACCTCCTCCTGATTTATCAGTGCACAACTCGTCACATTCGCCGCCATCAAAATCTAGCCGACCACCACCTCTAACCAATCCGCCGTCTCCAAAATCACCTCCTGTACCTCCATCAAAGTCGACCCGATCACCACCTAATCCCACCCCTCCAATGCCAAAATCACTGCCATCAACGCCTGCTGCACCTCCCCCTGATTTATCAGTGCACAACTCGTCACATTCACCACCATCAAAATCAAGCCGACCACCACCTCGAACCAATTCGCCCTCTCCAAAATCACCCCCTCTGCCGCCAGCAGAGTCGACCCGATCACCACCTAATCCCACTCCTCCAATGCCAAAACCAGCACCATCGACACCTAACGCACCTCCCCCCGATTTTTCAGCACACAA TTCGTCACATTCGCCACCATCAAAATCAAGCCCACCGCCACCTCGAACCAATTCACCCTTGCCAAAATCACCACCATTGCCACGCAAATCGCCACCTCCTAGCTCACCTCCTAAATCGACACCGTCACAGCCATCACCATCGACCCAAACTCCGCCGGGATCCCATTTATCATCTCCTAAACTACCACCTAGCTTGCCCAGCTTCGATCCACCAACACCAAAGCAACCATCATCACCACGATCAAAGAACATAAAAGCTCCTCCTATTCCACCAACTCCTATATCTTCATCACCACCTACTTCTCACCAGCCAGCCCCAAAATTGTCACCATCGTCACCAAGCCCGCCAAGTTCTGCTTTACCGGCACCGATACCGGCAGCACCATCTCCACCAGTGTCAAAGCAACTGCCACCTGTATGCAATTCACCCGTACCTAAACCATCACCTTTACCGCCAAAAATAACTTCCCTGCCACCACCGACCTCGTCCGCACAAGCACCAACCTTACCACCGATGCCTTCGAAAGGAGAATTTTATTCACCATCAGTAGCACCATTGCCTTATACACTGCCAGCACCGTATGAACACACAATgtctccgccgccgccgtcctATCCGATGCCTACATTGCCTGCATTTCCGAAACTCCCACAGGTGACATGGCCTCCATATCCTTCCTTCCCCAAGATTCCTGGGATCCCGAGGACGAATTCGACCACTTCTTCTCCTCCATCTCCTTCATCTGCAAGAGCCTGA
- the LOC115746664 gene encoding vegetative cell wall protein gp1-like isoform X1, with protein sequence MASSYCIFLVLCLSLVFERTRVTTVEARSLPDAGRELLSGPEVKGVPPLPRPKLPRLPPLTGSPPTSNMPAPKLSPSPPSESSQTPPGFISPSPAPKSAPSPPSFNAPAPKSPSAPLKSTRPPKSSPLPPKSPSLKPPATKQLPSPPSKSAHSPPLPKSLPSPTPSMPKSPPSTPTAPPPDLSVHNSSHSPPSKSSRPPPLTNPPSPKSPPVPPSKSTRSPPNPTPPMPKSLPSTPAAPPPDLSVHNSSHSPPSKSSRPPPRTNSPSPKSPPLPPAESTRSPPNPTPPMPKPAPSTPNAPPPDFSAHNSSHSPHSKSSQPPSRTNLPSPKSPPVPPSKLTRSPPNPTPPMPKSPPSTPNAPPPDLSADSSSHSPPSKSSPPPPRTNSPLPKSPPLPRKSPPPSSPPKSTPSQPSPSTQTPPGSHLSSPKLPPSLPSFDPPTPKQPSSPRSKNIKAPPIPPTPISSSPPTSHQPAPKLSPSSPSPPSSALPAPIPAAPSPPVSKQLPPVCNSPVPKPSPLPPKITSLPPPTSSAQAPTLPPMPSKGEFYSPSVAPLPYTLPAPYEHTMSPPPPSYPMPTLPAFPKLPQVTWPPYPSFPKIPGIPRTNSTTSSPPSPSSARA encoded by the coding sequence ATGGCTTCTTCCTACTGCATTTTCTTGGTTTTGTGCCTAAGTTTGGTCTTTGAGAGAACCCGTGTGACGACCGTAGAGGCGCGGTCTCTTCCCGATGCCGGACGGGAACTGCTGTCGGGGCCGGAAGTGAAGGGGGTGCCGCCATTGCCCAGGCCTAAGTTGCCGCGTTTGCCTCCTTTGACTGGCTCGCCGCCTACTTCGAATATGCCGGCGCCAAAATTGTCGCCGTCGCCGCCCTCAGAGTCTTCGCAGACTCCACCTGGTTTCATTTCGCCATCACCAGCGCCTAAATCAGCGCCGTCACCCCCGAGTTTCAATGCGCCAGCACCTAAGTCCCCATCAGCACCATTGAAATCAACCCGACCTCCGAAATCATCTCCATTGCCTCCTAAGTCGCCTAGTCTCAAGCCACCGGCCACTAAACAATTGCCGTCACCGCCATCGAAATCTGCTCATTCACCACCATTGCCAAAATCACTACCTAGTCCCACCCCTTCAATGCCAAAATCGCCGCCATCAACGCCTACTGCACCTCCTCCTGATTTATCAGTGCACAACTCGTCACATTCGCCGCCATCAAAATCTAGCCGACCACCACCTCTAACCAATCCGCCGTCTCCAAAATCACCTCCTGTACCTCCATCAAAGTCGACCCGATCACCACCTAATCCCACCCCTCCAATGCCAAAATCACTGCCATCAACGCCTGCTGCACCTCCCCCTGATTTATCAGTGCACAACTCGTCACATTCACCACCATCAAAATCAAGCCGACCACCACCTCGAACCAATTCGCCCTCTCCAAAATCACCCCCTCTGCCGCCAGCAGAGTCGACCCGATCACCACCTAATCCCACTCCTCCAATGCCAAAACCAGCACCATCGACACCTAACGCACCTCCCCCCGATTTTTCAGCACACAACTCGTCACATTCGCCACACTCAAAATCAAGCCAACCACCATCTCGAACCAATTTGCCGTCTCCAAAATCACCGCCTGTACCGCCATCGAAGTTGACCAGATCACCACCTAATCCCACTCCTCCAATGCCAAAATCGCCACCATCTACTCCTAACGCACCTCCCCCCGATTTATCAGCGGACAGTTCGTCACATTCGCCACCATCAAAATCAAGCCCACCGCCACCTCGAACCAATTCACCCTTGCCAAAATCACCACCATTGCCACGCAAATCGCCACCTCCTAGCTCACCTCCTAAATCGACACCGTCACAGCCATCACCATCGACCCAAACTCCGCCGGGATCCCATTTATCATCTCCTAAACTACCACCTAGCTTGCCCAGCTTCGATCCACCAACACCAAAGCAACCATCATCACCACGATCAAAGAACATAAAAGCTCCTCCTATTCCACCAACTCCTATATCTTCATCACCACCTACTTCTCACCAGCCAGCCCCAAAATTGTCACCATCGTCACCAAGCCCGCCAAGTTCTGCTTTACCGGCACCGATACCGGCAGCACCATCTCCACCAGTGTCAAAGCAACTGCCACCTGTATGCAATTCACCCGTACCTAAACCATCACCTTTACCGCCAAAAATAACTTCCCTGCCACCACCGACCTCGTCCGCACAAGCACCAACCTTACCACCGATGCCTTCGAAAGGAGAATTTTATTCACCATCAGTAGCACCATTGCCTTATACACTGCCAGCACCGTATGAACACACAATgtctccgccgccgccgtcctATCCGATGCCTACATTGCCTGCATTTCCGAAACTCCCACAGGTGACATGGCCTCCATATCCTTCCTTCCCCAAGATTCCTGGGATCCCGAGGACGAATTCGACCACTTCTTCTCCTCCATCTCCTTCATCTGCAAGAGCCTGA